One stretch of Natronolimnobius baerhuensis DNA includes these proteins:
- a CDS encoding C2H2-type zinc finger protein, translating to MGYNCSTCDENFQSAAGVTQHVALHHNTCAVCDEGFDDTDSLRSHIHESH from the coding sequence ATGGGATACAACTGCTCAACGTGCGACGAGAACTTCCAATCAGCCGCCGGTGTCACCCAACACGTCGCGTTGCATCACAACACCTGTGCCGTCTGCGACGAAGGATTCGACGACACCGATTCGCTGCGGAGCCACATCCACGAGAGTCACTGA